In the genome of Acaryochloris sp. CCMEE 5410, the window TTAGGCGCATCCATTTGTCCCTGGACAATTCGCACCACGGTGACTTGGCCTTCAGGATTGCAAATCTGAACCAGACAGAGGCGATCACGATGGGGCTTCAATCCCATGGTTTCGGTATCCACTGCAATCCGATCTGCCTGGAGATAGTCCTGGAGAAAGGCGTCGCTAAGATCGCGATCGCAAACCTGAAACTCACTAAGTGCCATTCAATGCCCCCATACGTTCTGATGGGCATTGTACAGAAATTAGGGAAGGTTCAACCAAAATAGCCTCAGAAAAAGACGGCTTGACCGCTATAATCACCACAGAGTATTAGGGAAGCACAAATGCCGAAGTACGTCATGTGGGGTAGCTACTGCGATGGAGTGCTAGAAAAGCGGGCTCCCTATCGCCAAGCTCATTTAGATGGTCTCAATGCCCAAAAAGAAGCGGGGACGCTGATTACGATTGGCCCGACTAAAGATATCAAAATGGTGTTTGGTATTTACGACGCTGAAGATGAGGATACTGTACGCAAGTTGGTGGAGTCGGATCCGTATTGGCAAAACGGCATTTGGACCGAATACGAAATTCGAGAGTGGATTCAAGCCCTTTAGGTCATTGCTCCATCCCTATTACTTGAAGAACAGCTTGGTGTACTAGCGCCCGCCGATATTACATCCAATGAAGGCATTAAGGTGGATTATATTCTGTACTCAGTCGATAGGCTTATTTTGATCGAGATTGAGCCTGGCATTGCATAGCTTAAGTCTAAGTATCAAACAAACAAGGTCAAACCTCATAAAACGCATCAGCCAGAAGGGGAGTATGTCCACTCAGTTCCAATACAATCCCCTTCATCCTGATGCACTCAACACTT includes:
- a CDS encoding YciI family protein, coding for MPKYVMWGSYCDGVLEKRAPYRQAHLDGLNAQKEAGTLITIGPTKDIKMVFGIYDAEDEDTVRKLVESDPYWQNGIWTEYEIREWIQAL